The genome window CATCAACAACACGCATTGGATTCTTCGTTGTTTTGGAAAGTTTATCGCTAACTACTGCTGCAACCGTGTAAGAAGCCGTATCCTCCGCTAGCACTTCTCCTTTACGATCTAAAATGGAGCCACGCTTTGCTTCGAGAACACTGCTTTTCAAATGTTGTTTAGATGCTTTTGCTGCAAGAGGTACCCCATTTGCTTCTCCCGTAATTTGCAAATAAAGAAAACGGCCAGAAACCAAGAGAAAGAGAATTGTGAAAAAGATAAAAAGCACAAGAGCTCCCCTTCTCATGTTACCTATACGCCGTTTCATTGACCATCTACCACTTTCACATTATCGCCATCAAGTTTTAGCCCTTTTTCTTTAGCGATTTTCAAAATACGTTCATATCTCCCTAAATCTTTTACTTCTACTTTTAAGTCTTCATTTGATTTTTGTTGTTCGAGAATTTTGGTTTCTTTTGTTTGAATTTCTTGGTTCACTGTGTAAATTTGCGCTTGTACGCTAATTATACGAAAAGCAACAACTAAAACAATCGCAAGCGCAATCGTGATGATTACTTTTTCTCCAAGTGTCATTTGACCACGTTTTAGGATTTGTTTTTTGGGTTGTTCCGCTTCTCTATGTACTCTATTTGGCTCGAGATTCGATTTATAGGCGACATTGCTCACATTTTTTCAACTCCTGCTATTTGATAATTTTTTCGATCACGCGTAATTTTGCAGAACGTGCTCTGTTGTTTTGCTCCAGTTCTTCTTCACTTGGTACGATTGGTTTTCTTGTCGCAAGTTTGAAATCTGGTTTATATTCATCTGGAATGACAGGAAGACCTGGTGGTAAATCTGGTCCTTTTGTCGCTTCTTGGAATAATTGCTTGGTTATGCGGTCTTCTAAAGAATGAAACGTAATTACGCTAATTCTGCCGCCTGGTTTTATTAAAGTTAAGGCTTTTTCAAGCGAATCTTCTACTGCGCCGAGTTCGTCATTAACAGCAATTCGGATGGCTTGAAAAGTGCGTTTTCCTGGATGTCCACCTTTTCTTCTTGCTGGCGCTGGAATAGCTGTTTTAATAATATCTACTAGTTCGCCAGTAGTTTCAATTGGTTTCACTTCGCGATGACGTTCGATTTCACGAGCAATTTGTTTCGAAAATTTTTCTTCGC of Listeria monocytogenes contains these proteins:
- the ftsL gene encoding cell division protein FtsL, which gives rise to MSNVAYKSNLEPNRVHREAEQPKKQILKRGQMTLGEKVIITIALAIVLVVAFRIISVQAQIYTVNQEIQTKETKILEQQKSNEDLKVEVKDLGRYERILKIAKEKGLKLDGDNVKVVDGQ
- the rsmH gene encoding 16S rRNA (cytosine(1402)-N(4))-methyltransferase RsmH, which codes for MFKHETVLLHETVDMLEVKPDGIYVDATLGGAGHSEYLLNKLNEKGHLFAFDQDQTAIDNAKIKLADYSDKVTFIKANFRDMKEALNERGIEAVDGILYDLGVSSPQLDERERGFSYHQDAALDMRMDQEQELTAKTVVNEWSYQDLIRIFFQYGEEKFSKQIAREIERHREVKPIETTGELVDIIKTAIPAPARRKGGHPGKRTFQAIRIAVNDELGAVEDSLEKALTLIKPGGRISVITFHSLEDRITKQLFQEATKGPDLPPGLPVIPDEYKPDFKLATRKPIVPSEEELEQNNRARSAKLRVIEKIIK